From the Pongo pygmaeus isolate AG05252 chromosome X, NHGRI_mPonPyg2-v2.0_pri, whole genome shotgun sequence genome, one window contains:
- the LOC129024506 gene encoding protein ARMCX6-like, whose protein sequence is NFKNGSCVLDLSKCLFIQGKLLFAKPKDAGFPFSQDINSHLASLSMARNTGPTPDPTVREALCAPDNLNASIESQGQIKMYINEVCRETVSHCCNSFLQQAGLNLLISMTVINNMLAKSVSDLKFPLISEGSGCAKVQVLKPLMGLSEKPVLAGELVSAQMLFSFMSLFIRNGNREILLETPAP, encoded by the coding sequence aactttaaaaatggcaGTTGTGTTCTGGACCTCTCCAAGTGTCTTTTCATTCAGGGAAAACTGTTGTTTGCCAAGCCCAAGGATGCGGGCTTTCCATTTAGCCAGGATATCAATAGCCATTTGGCCAGCCTCTCAATGGCTAGAAACACGGGCCCCACTCCAGACCCCACTGTTAGAGAGGCTTTGTGTGCCCCGGATAACTTAAATGCGAGTATTGAAAGTCAGGGCCAGATTAAGATGTACATCAATGAAGTGTGTCGGGAGACTGTGTCACATTGCTGCAACTCATTTCTGCAGCAGGCCGGATTAAATTTGTTAATAAGCATGACAGTTATTAATAACATGCTTGCCAAGTCCGTttcagacttgaagtttcctttgataTCAGAGGGAAGTGGATGTGCTAAGGTTCAGGTTTTGAAACCGCTGATGGGTTTGTCTGAAAAGCCAGTCTTGGCGGGGGAGTTAGTCAGTGCCCAGATGCTCTTCTCATTCATGTCCCTCTTTATCAGAAATGGAAACAGAGAGATTCTCCTGGAAACCCCTGCCCCATAA